A stretch of the Microcebus murinus isolate Inina chromosome 6, M.murinus_Inina_mat1.0, whole genome shotgun sequence genome encodes the following:
- the ANXA2 gene encoding annexin A2, whose product MSTVHEILCKLSLEGDHSTPPSAYGSVKAYTNFDAERDALNIETAIKTKGVDEVTIVNILTNRSNAQRQDIAFAYQRRTKKELASALKSALSGHLETVILGLLKTPAQYDASELKASMKGLGTDEDSLIEIICSRNNQELQEINRVYKEMYKTDLEKDIVSDTSGDFRKLMVALAKGRRAEDGSVIDYELIDQDARDLYDAGVKRKGTDVPKWISIMTERSVCHLQKVFDRYKSYSPYDMLESIKKEVKGDLENAFLNLVQCIQNKPLYFADRLYDSMKGKGTRDKVLMRIMISRSEVDMLKIRSEFKRKYGKSLYYYIQQDTKGDYQKALLYLCGGDD is encoded by the exons ATGTCTACTGTTCATGAAATTCTCTGCAAGCTCAGCTTGGAGGGTGAT CACTCCACACCCCCAAGTGCTTATGGGTCCGTCAAAGCCTACACCAACTTTGATGCTGAGCGGGATGCTTTGAACATCGAAACGGCCATCAAGACCAAAG GTGTGGATGAGGTCACCATCGTCAACATTTTGACCAACCGCAGCAATGCACAGAGACAGGACATCGCCTTCGCCTACCAGAGAAGGACCAAAAAG gaaCTTGCATCAGCGCTGAAGTCAGCCTTATCTGGCCACCTGGAGACGGTGATTTTGGGCCTATTGAAGACACCTGCTCAGTACGACGCTTCTGAGCTAAAAGCCTCCATGAAG GGGCTGGGAACTGATGAGGACTCCCTCATTGAGATCATCTGCTCCAGGAACAACCAGGAGCTGCAGGAAATTAACAGAGTCTACAAGGAAA TGTACAAGACCGATCTGGAGAAGGACATTGTTTCCGACACATCTGGGGACTTCCGCAAGCTGATGGTTGCCCTCGCAAAG ggTAGAAGAGCAGAGGATGGCTCAGTCATTGATTATGAACTGATTGACCAAGATGCCCGG GATCTCTATGATGCTGGAGTGAAGAGGAAAGGAACCGATGTTCCCAAGTGGATCAGCATCATGACCGAGCGGAGTGTATGCCACCTCCAGAAAG TATTTGACAGGTACAAGAGCTACAGCCCTTATGACATGTTGGAGAGCATCAAGAAGGAGGTCAAAGGGGACCTGGAGAATGCCTTCCTGAACTTGG TCCAGTGCATCCAGAACAAGCCCCTGTACTTTGCCGACCGGCTGTATGACTCCATGAAG GGCAAGGGGACTCGAGACAAGGTCCTGATGAGAATCATGATCTCGCGCAGTGAAGTGGACATGCTGAAAATCAGGTCTGAGTTCAAGAGGAAGTACGGCAAGTCCCTGTACTACTACATCCAG CAAGACACTAAGGGCGACTACCAGAAAGCGCTGTTGTACCTGTGCGGCGGGGACGACTGA